The following are encoded in a window of Callithrix jacchus isolate 240 chromosome 9, calJac240_pri, whole genome shotgun sequence genomic DNA:
- the SDR9C7 gene encoding short-chain dehydrogenase/reductase family 9C member 7 — protein sequence MAALTDLSFMYRWFKNCNLVSNLSEKYVFITGCDSGFGNLLAKQLVDRGMQVLAACFTEEGAQKLQQDTSCRLQTTLLDVTKSESIKAAAQWVRDQVGEQGLWALVNNAGVGLPSGPNEWLTKEDFVKVINVNLVGLIEVTLHMLPMVRRARGRVVNMSSSGGRVAVIGGGYCVSKFGVEAFSDSIRRELYYFGVKVSIIEPGNYRTAILGKEGMESRLRKLWERLPQETRDSYGEEYFRIYTDKLKNMMQLAEPRVRDVINSMEHAVVSRSPRIRYNPGLDAKLLYLPLAKLPTPVTDFILSRYLPRPADSV from the exons ATGGCGGCCCTCACGGACCTCTCGTTTATGTACCGCTGGTTCAAGAACTGCAATCTGGTCAGCAATCTCTCAGAGAAGTATGTCTTCATCACAGGCTGTGACTCTGGCTTCGGGAACCTGCTGGCCAAACAGCTGGTTGATCGGGGCATGCAGGTGCTGGCTGCTTGCTTCACTGAGGAGGGAGCCCAGAAACTTCAGCAGGATACCTCCTGTCGGCTGCAGACCACCCTACTGGATGTCACCAAAAGTGAAAGCATCAAGGCGGCGGCCCAGTGGGTGAGGGACCAAGTGGGCGAGCAAG GCCTCTGGGCCCTGGTGAACAATGCTGGTGTGGGCCTGCCCAGTGGTCCCAACGAATGGCTGACCAAGGAGGACTTTGTGAAGGTGATCAATGTGAACCTGGTGGGACTGATCGAAGTGACCCTTCACATGCTGCCCATGGTCAGGAGAGCCCGGGGCAGGGTTGTCAACATGTCCAGCTCTGGTGGTCGTGTGGCTGTCATCGGTGGTGGCTACTGTGTCTCCAAGTTTGGCGTCGAAGCCTTCTCTGACAGCATTAG GCGTGAGCTCTACTACTTTGGGGTGAAGGTCAGCATCATTGAGCCAGGGAACTACCGGACAGCCATTCTGGGCAAGGAAGGCATGGAGTCACGCCTGCGAAAGCTTTGGGAGAGGCTACCTCAGGAGACCCGGGACAGCTATGGAGAGGAGTACTTCCGCATCT ATACCGACAAATTGAAAAACATGATGCAGCTGGCAGAGCCCAGAGTCAGAGATGTCATCAACAGCATGGAGCATGCTGTTGTTTCCCGGAGCCCTCGCATCCGCTACAACCCTGGCCTGGATGCAAAACTCCTCTACCTCCCCCTGGCTAAGCTGCCCACCCCTGTGACAGATTTCATCCTGAGCCGGTACCTTCCAAGGCCAGCAGACAGTGTCTAA